In Cydia amplana chromosome 13, ilCydAmpl1.1, whole genome shotgun sequence, a single genomic region encodes these proteins:
- the LOC134653664 gene encoding uncharacterized protein K02A2.6-like, which translates to MAGKGKFSEFDVKTGNWTLYCDRLDMYFLANGVTDDLKLPTLIANVGESAYELIVNLCSPDKPSTLTYTKVVKLVKDHLEPVPSALAERYKFRQCRQQTGQSIAEYVATLKQMARFCDFGSVTNGLEENLRDQLVCGITSDAIRQRLFADKKIDYSKAVLIATTMESAEKDSSAVESTAIGMHYNASQSGKKQCTACGDTRHERSACKFKDYMCDTCSRVGHLRRVCPEKEGHGARARPGATKSWGTAQEYASGFGGRGYNERPMTGRGGSTAGRRRRGARSGAAPARQHCIREHPGPAEEASWRGIGGDGAGPSQRTDSDDEWPIYQMGLSQYPPVCMEILVQNMPLIMEIDTGSPLSCINNDTYKNNFSQLELKACRIRLFAYNGSRIYPLGYVEVKVSYNNCVKTLDLYVIDNGTTNILGRQWLAELDIQVPRLKVSSVNKLEKDYGNPSLTMNDILSRFKDVFDGTLGCFTGGRATLQLREGAVPVYCRARPLPYALRQRVDAELDAMLTAGVITPVDHSDWATPLVVAHKADGAIRLCADYKVTLNKVLMVDRYPVPRIDDLLSNISGYKYFSKLDLSQAYNQILLDDTARYTVVNTHRGLFQYNRLVYGLSSSPGIFQRIMLNLFKNMPHVIVFLDDILITSKTIQEHNEHIQEVLQILQGNGLKVRKDKCEFFVDEVKYLGFIINKDGVRVDTDKVAPIIKMSPPTNVSELRSFLGMVNFYGKFIKHLSDILAPLYELLRKGKHWVWGGRQNDSFIKVKKALCSVEALVYYDMRLPCLVTCDASGHGIAAVLAQSGGDGVERAVAYASRALTAAEMHYSQVHKEALAIVFAIKKFHQYLYGRKFVLRTDHKPLVTIFGPNCGVPTAAASRLQRWAILLSAYDFTIEYVRTDQNTADALSRMIQGHRDNGVQERDEVPEQTYLHFASDAMLLDYKLLRNETSKDILLSRVLNYLKDGWPLDVEVRELKPFLNRKSELYEELGCIMWGHRVVIPEACKEKVLRELHEPHMGMVKTKALARSYVWWPGIDEAVERVCRACAVCAAVADAPPAHEPRLWPWPERPWVRLHADFLGPLAGTKVVDPHSKWIEAIKMSGTSASYVIDVFREMWARFGLPKQLVTDNGPPFTSTEFQGFLASNGVEHIFTAPYHPASNGACESAVKICKKVMKKSMEQGTNMHTALCRFLLNYRNTPHYATGYPPAKLLLGRSLRARLDCLKPELASRAHEHQDRIRKQVRGVQRSFQVGDLIWYRKFGTNKTKWCPGCIVECLGGTNYSVKDESGTETVHRHVDQIRSRVIDQAGQNNPFKNPNETPQHRSLAYPLPSPGPAVNDDDDDAAAGDNGNTQAAPIETQPNITMNPPAAGQATPELLVANRPKRTRFPPMRYGLEID; encoded by the coding sequence ATGGCTGGCAAAGGTAAATTTTCGGAGTTTGATGTGAAAACGGGGAATTGGACCTTATATTGCGATAGGTTGGACATGTACTTTTTAGCTAATGGCGTTACGGACGATTTGAAACTACCAACCTTGATTGCGAACGTAGGTGAAAGTGCATATGAATTGATAGTGAATTTATGTAGTCCGGACAAACCATCTACATTAACGTACACTAAAGTGGTGAAATTAGTGAAAGATCACTTGGAACCCGTGCCATCGGCGTTAGCAGAACGTTATAAGTTTCGGCAATGCAGACAACAAACTGGGCAATCCATTGCCGAGTACGTGGCCACGTTAAAACAAATGGCGAGGTTTTGTGACTTCGGTAGCGTGACTAACGGGCTAGAAGAGAACCTCCGGGATCAACTAGTATGCGGGATTACCAGTGACGCAATTCGACAGAGGTTATTTGCAGATAAAAAAATCGACTACAGTAAAGCGGTACTGATAGCGACTACAATGGAGTCGGCGGAGAAAGATTCTAGTGCGGTGGAATCTACGGCGATAGGAATGCACTACAATGCCAGCCAAAGTGGAAAAAAACAATGTACAGCGTGCGGCGACACTAGACATGAGCGTTCCGCGTGCAAATTTAAGGATTACATGTGCGACACGTGTTCACGTGTCGGTCATTTACGGCGTGTGTGTCCCGAAAAGGAGGGGCACGGAGCTAGGGCAAGACCGGGAGCGACAAAGAGTTGGGGAACCGCTCAGGAGTACGCAAGTGGCTTCGGAGGCCGCGGCTATAACGAGAGGCCAATGACCGGCCGGGGAGGCAGCACGGCCGGCAGGAGGCGGCGAGGCGCGCGCTCGGGCGCGGCGCCCGCGCGCCAGCACTGCATCCGGGAGCACCCCGGGCCGGCCGAGGAGGCGAGCTGGCGGGGCATCGGCGGCGACGGCGCGGGCCCTAGCCAACGCACGGACAGCGACGACGAATGGCCGATATATCAAATGGGACTGAGTCAATACCCACCGGTATGTATGGAGATACTTGTACAAAATATGCCATTAATTATGGAAATTGATACCGGATCTCCCCTTTCGTGTATAAATAATGACACTTACAAGAACAATTTCAGTCAACTAGAATTAAAGGCGTGCCGTATACGATTATTTGCTTATAATGGTTCCCGCATTTATCCGTTAGGCTACGTTGAAGTGAAAGTGTCGTATAACAACTGTGTTAAGACGTTAGATTTATATGTGATAGATAATGGAACCACTAATATATTAGGACGGCAATGGCTTGCCGAGTTAGATATTCAGGTTCCGCGATTAAAGGTATCAAGTGTCAATAAACTGGAGAAGGATTATGGAAACCCGTCTCTTACTATGAATGATATCCTTTCCAGGTTTAAAGATGTGTTCGACGGAACCCTGGGATGCTTCACCGGCGGGCGGGCCACGCTGCAGCTGCGCGAGGGGGCGGTGCCTGTGTATTGCCGGGCGCGACCTTTGCCCTACGCGCTACGTCAGCGCGTGGACGCCGAATTGGACGCCATGCTGACGGCGGGCGTCATCACACCGGTCGACCACTCGGACTGGGCTACACCGCTGGTGGTGGCGCACAAGGCGGACGGCGCCATCAGACTGTGTGCGGACTACAAGGTTACGCTAAACAAGGTACTAATGGTAGATAGATATCCCGTGCCCAGGATTGATGACCTGTTAAGTAATATTAGTGGCTACAAATATTTTTCCAAGCTTGATCTATCACAGGCCTATAACCAGATTCTTTTGGATGATACGGCAAGATATACGGTGGTCAACACACATAGAGGTTTATTTCAATATAACCGTCTCGTTTATGGTTTGTCCTCGAGTCCCGGCATATTTCAGAGGATCATGTTAAATTTGTTCAAAAATATGCCCCATGTTATTGTCTTTCTTGACGATATATTGATCACTAGTAAAACGATACAAGAACATAATGAACATATACAGGAGGTCTTGCAAATATTGCAAGGTAACGGGTTAAAAGTAAGAAAGGATAAATGCGAGTTTTTTGTAGATGAGGTTAAATATTTAGGGTTTATTATAAACAAAGACGGCGTGAGGGTTGACACGGATAAGGTGGcacctattattaaaatgtcGCCTCCCACCAATGTTTCCGAATTAAGGTCATTTTTGGGTATGGTTAACTTTTACGGGAAATTTATTAAGCATTTGAGCGATATTCTGGCTCCTCTATACGAGTTACTTCGGAAAGGTAAACATTGGGTGTGGGGTGGCAGGCAGAACGACAGTTTTATCAAAGTTAAGAAGGCCTTGTGCAGTGTGGAGGCCCTGGTATATTATGATATGCGCTTGCCTTGCCTGGTGACATGTGATGCGAGTGGACACGGCATTGCAGCGGTGCTGGCTCAAAGCGGCGGCGACGGTGTTGAGCGCGCCGTGGCGTATGCATCGCGCGCGTTGACGGCAGCGGAAATGCATTATAGTCAGGTGCATAAGGAGGCGCTGGCCATAGTCTTTGCCATAAAAAAATTCCACCAGTATTTATACGGCCGTAAATTTGTTCTTCGCACCGATCACAAACCACTGGTTACGATTTTTGGACCAAACTGTGGTGTTCCAACAGCCGCCGCGAGTCGATTACAACGGTGGGCTATACTATTATCAgcatatgattttactattgaaTATGTTCGTACTGATCAAAATACCGCGGATGCCTTATCTCGCATGATACAGGGCCATCGCGACAACGGGGTTCAGGAGCGCGACGAGGTCCCTGAACAGACGTATTTACATTTTGCATCTGACGCGATGTTGTTAGATTATAAGCTGCTACGTAACGAAACCTCGAAAGACATATTACTTAGTCGGGTGTTAAACTATTTAAAAGATGGTTGGCCGTTAGATGTGGAGGTTAGAGAGTTAAAACCGTTTTTAAATCGCAAAAGTGAACTATATGAAGAACTCGGGTGTATTATGTGGGGTCACCGGGTAGTTATACCAGAGGCATGTAAAGAAAAAGTGTTGCGAGAACTACATGAGCCACATATGGGTATGGTCAAGACTAAGGCTTTAGCCAGAAGCTACGTGTGGTGGCCCGGCATCGATGAGGCGGTGGAACGCGTTTGCCGCGCGTGCGCCGTATGTGCCGCGGTGGCGGACGCGCCGCCGGCTCACGAACCGCGCCTCTGGCCGTGGCCTGAACGTCCTTGGGTACGGTTGCATGCAGATTTCCTCGGTCCATTGGCAGGTACTAAAGTAGTAGATCCACATTCAAAATGGATAGAGGCAATTAAAATGTCAGGTACATCAGCGAGTTATGTAATAGACGTGTTTAGAGAAATGTGGGCGCGTTTCGGTTTACCAAAACAGCTGGTGACGGATAACGGTCCCCCATTTACGAGTACTGAATTTCAAGGTTTTCTAGCCAGTAATGGAGtggaacatatttttaccgcaCCCTACCACCCAGCATCGAACGGGGCTTGTGAGTCAGCGGTAAAGATATGTAAAAAGGTAATGAAAAAAAGTATGGAACAAGGGACTAATATGCATACGGCGTTATGTAGATTTTTGTTGAACTACCGGAACACACCCCATTACGCCACGGGTTACCCTCCAGCCAAACTGTTGCTAGGTAGGTCACTTCGAGCCAGATTAGACTGCTTAAAACCGGAGCTGGCGTCACGGGCGCACGAGCATCAGGATCGCATTAGGAAGCAGGTGAGGGGTGTACAAAGAAGTTTTCAAGTAGGGGATTTAATTTGGTATAGGAAATTCGGTACTAATAAAACTAAATGGTGCCCGGGGTGCATTGTAGAATGTCTTGGCGGTACAAACTATTCGGTTAAGGATGAATCTGGAACGGAGACGGTACATAGGCACGTGGATCAAATCAGGTCGAGAGTGATAGATCAAGCTGGGCAAAATAATCCGTTTAAAAATCCAAACGAGACACCACAACATCGAAGTTTAGCGTATCCTTTGCCCTCGCCCGGTCCGGCagtgaatgatgatgatgatgacgccGCGGCTGGCGACAATGGCAACACACAGGCAGCGCCGATTGAGACGCAGCCGAATATTACTATGAACCCGCCCGCGGCAGGTCAAGCAACTCCGGAGTTACTGGTGGCTAACCGCCCAAAAAGAACGCGATTCCCACCAATGAGATATGGACTCGAAATTGATTGA